A genome region from Rhizophagus irregularis chromosome 14, complete sequence includes the following:
- a CDS encoding uncharacterized protein (SECRETED:cutsite_AHA-AA; SECRETED:prob_0.5856); SECRETED:SignalP(1-19), producing the protein MAKLSTLIIILAIVASAHAAAIWLSRATPKTVTVESNDVFCSFLPKTPGEEIGDSEDDAIPFCTQANPTNAPGAKKFPTGFIKSAHFTKGTGFVQITGTIDRTKYKLKKSDGGGQYDTKAPSGAVCKGFKNFVNLVEPDINRFCIRCCTDTKKCNTGKSTEGCAVVVPGNYS; encoded by the coding sequence ATGGCTAAATTATCCacacttattattattcttgCGATCGTTGCATCTGCCCATGCCGCCGCTATATGGTTAAGTCGCGCAACACCTAAAACCGTAACGGTGGAAAGTAATGATGTATTCTGCTCGTTCCTTCCAAAAACGCCTGGGGAAGAAATCGGGGATAGTGAAGACGATGCTATACCATTTTGCACTCAGGCTAACCCTACCAATGCACCTGGAGCCAAAAAATTTCCCACCGGTTTCATTAAGTCTGCTCACTTTACTAAAGGAACAGGTTTTGTTCAAATAACCGGTACCATTGACAGAACTAAgtacaaattgaaaaaaagtgaTGGAGGCGGTCAATATGATACTAAAGCACCTTCTGGTGCAGTATGCAaaggatttaaaaatttcgtgAACTTGGTTGAACCTGATATTAACAGATTCTGCATTCGCTGCTGCACTGACACCAAAAAGTGCAATACCGGAAAGAGTACTGAAGGTTGCGCTGTTGTCGTCCCTGGTAATTACAGTTAA